In Corylus avellana chromosome ca2, CavTom2PMs-1.0, the following proteins share a genomic window:
- the LOC132171830 gene encoding squamosa promoter-binding-like protein 3, whose amino-acid sequence MAKRSLKKGEEYEELEQEDNDHYDDHDDEDDEEGEEEEEEEEEEAQELEYRRKKVMIRVVSAGQRLSTLSPFVNCSSSSSSDNNISSIGSLRCQADECGVELIMAKAYHKRHKVCERHAKAAVVLVSGLRQRFCQQCSKFHEIPQFDGNKKSCREKLAGHNERRRKTHTELQAADEQKPPESRMNGSLLKAMRYSDYGKMSFQGSPNMKHS is encoded by the exons ATGGCCAAAAGATCTCTCaagaaaggagaagaatatGAAGAACTGGAACAAGAAGATAATGACCATTATGATGATCATGACGATGAAGACGATGAGgaaggggaagaagaagaagaagaagaagaagaagaagcgcaGGAACTAGAATATAGAAGGAAGAAGGTGATGATAAGGGTAGTCTCAGCTGGGCAGAGATTAAGTACTCTGTCGCCCTTTGTAAAttgtagtagtagtagtagtagtgaTAACAATATTAGTAGCATTGGCTCATTACGTTGCCAGGCTGATGAATGTGGTGTGGAATTGATAATGGCGAAGGCATATCACAAGCGCCATAAGGTTTGCGAGCGCCACGCCAAGGCTGCTGTGGTTTTGGTCAGCGGCCTTCGCCAGAGGTTTTGCCAGCAGTGTAGCAA GTTTCATGAGATTCCACAGTTTGATGGCAACAAAAAGAGTTGTCGGGAAAAGTTAGCCGGTCATAATGAGCGTCGGAGAAAGACCCATACAGAACTTCAGGCAGCGGATGAACAGAAGCCACCAGAGTCCAGAATGAATGGCAGCTTGCTGAAAGCCATGAGGTATTCGGATTATGGTAAAATGAGTTTTCAAGGGAGCCCAAATATGAAGCATTCTTGA
- the LOC132172307 gene encoding isocitrate dehydrogenase [NAD] regulatory subunit 3, mitochondrial isoform X2: protein MARKAIPVLKQLLSKPPVPATCVNPTRSVTYMPRPGDGAPRPVTLIPGDGIGPLVTGAVEQVMEAMHAPVYFERYEVRGDMKRVPEEVIESIKKNKVCLKGGLVTPMGGGVSSLNVQLRKELDLYASLVNCFNLPGLPTRHENVDIVVIRENTEGEYAGLEHEVVPGVVESLKFCSERIAKYAFEYSYLNNRKKVTAVHKANIMKLADGLFLESCREVATKYPGIQYNEIIVDNCCMQLVSKPEQFDVMVTPNLYGNLVANTAAGIAGGTGVMPGGNVGADHAIFEQGASAGNVGNEKLLEQKKANPVALLLSSAMMLRHLQFPSFADRLETAVKQVIKEGKYRTRDLGGHSTTQEVVDAVLAALD from the exons ATGGCGAGAAAAGCCATACCCGTTCTAAAGCAACTCCTCTCGAAACCGCCAGTCCCCGCCACGTGCGTCAACCCAACCCGGTCCGTGACGTACATGCCCCGGCCGGGCGACGGCGCTCCACGCCCCGTAACATTGATCCCGGGGGACGGGATCGGACCACTGGTGACCGGTGCAGTGGAGCAGGTGATGGAGGCGATGCACGCGCCGGTGTACTTCGAACGGTACGAGGTGCGCGGGGACATGAAGAGGGTCCCCGAGGAGGTGATCGAGTCGATCAAGAAGAACAAGGTGTGCCTGAAGGGCGGGCTGGTCACGCCCATGGGCGGCGGCGTGAGCTCGCTCAACGTGCAGCTCAGGAAGGAGCTCGACCTCTACGCCTCGCTCGTCAACTGCTTCAACCTCCCGGGCCTCCCCACCCGCCACGAAAACGTCGATATCGTCGTCATTAGAGAGAACACCGAGGGCGAGTATGCCGGCCTGGAGCACGAGGTCGTTCCCGGCGTCGTCGAAAGCCTCAAG TTCTGTTCGGAGCGGATTGCAAAGTATGCATTCGAGTATTCTTACTTGAATAACAGGAAGAAGGTGACTGCTGTGCACAAAGCTAACATTATGAAGCTTGCAGATGGTCTGTTCTTAGAATCTTGTCGAGAGGTTGCGACAAAATATCCTGGGATCCAGTACAATGAGATTATTGTGGACAACTGCTGCATGCAACTTGTTTCCAAGCCTGAGCAATTTGATGTCATG GTGACACCAAATCTTTATGGTAATCTAGTTGCAAATACAGCAGCTGGCATTGCTGGTGGCACAGGAGTCATGCCGGGAG GCAATGTCGGGGCTGATCATGCTATATTTGAGCAAGGTGCTTCGGCAGGGAACGTGGGCAATGAGAAGCTATTGGAACAAAAGAAAGCCAACCCAGTAGCCCTGCTTCTCTCATCTGCCATGATGCTCAGACATCTCCAGTTTCCTTCATTTGCTGATCGATTAGAAACTGCTGTGAAGCAAGTGATAAAAGAGGGCAAGTACCGGACAAGAGACCTTGGTGGACACAGCACAACTCAAGAAGTCGTTGATGCAGTTCTAGCAGCTCTAGACTGA
- the LOC132172307 gene encoding isocitrate dehydrogenase [NAD] regulatory subunit 3, mitochondrial isoform X1: MARKAIPVLKQLLSKPPVPATCVNPTRSVTYMPRPGDGAPRPVTLIPGDGIGPLVTGAVEQVMEAMHAPVYFERYEVRGDMKRVPEEVIESIKKNKVCLKGGLVTPMGGGVSSLNVQLRKELDLYASLVNCFNLPGLPTRHENVDIVVIRENTEGEYAGLEHEVVPGVVESLKVITKFCSERIAKYAFEYSYLNNRKKVTAVHKANIMKLADGLFLESCREVATKYPGIQYNEIIVDNCCMQLVSKPEQFDVMVTPNLYGNLVANTAAGIAGGTGVMPGGNVGADHAIFEQGASAGNVGNEKLLEQKKANPVALLLSSAMMLRHLQFPSFADRLETAVKQVIKEGKYRTRDLGGHSTTQEVVDAVLAALD, translated from the exons ATGGCGAGAAAAGCCATACCCGTTCTAAAGCAACTCCTCTCGAAACCGCCAGTCCCCGCCACGTGCGTCAACCCAACCCGGTCCGTGACGTACATGCCCCGGCCGGGCGACGGCGCTCCACGCCCCGTAACATTGATCCCGGGGGACGGGATCGGACCACTGGTGACCGGTGCAGTGGAGCAGGTGATGGAGGCGATGCACGCGCCGGTGTACTTCGAACGGTACGAGGTGCGCGGGGACATGAAGAGGGTCCCCGAGGAGGTGATCGAGTCGATCAAGAAGAACAAGGTGTGCCTGAAGGGCGGGCTGGTCACGCCCATGGGCGGCGGCGTGAGCTCGCTCAACGTGCAGCTCAGGAAGGAGCTCGACCTCTACGCCTCGCTCGTCAACTGCTTCAACCTCCCGGGCCTCCCCACCCGCCACGAAAACGTCGATATCGTCGTCATTAGAGAGAACACCGAGGGCGAGTATGCCGGCCTGGAGCACGAGGTCGTTCCCGGCGTCGTCGAAAGCCTCAAG GTGATAACAAAGTTCTGTTCGGAGCGGATTGCAAAGTATGCATTCGAGTATTCTTACTTGAATAACAGGAAGAAGGTGACTGCTGTGCACAAAGCTAACATTATGAAGCTTGCAGATGGTCTGTTCTTAGAATCTTGTCGAGAGGTTGCGACAAAATATCCTGGGATCCAGTACAATGAGATTATTGTGGACAACTGCTGCATGCAACTTGTTTCCAAGCCTGAGCAATTTGATGTCATG GTGACACCAAATCTTTATGGTAATCTAGTTGCAAATACAGCAGCTGGCATTGCTGGTGGCACAGGAGTCATGCCGGGAG GCAATGTCGGGGCTGATCATGCTATATTTGAGCAAGGTGCTTCGGCAGGGAACGTGGGCAATGAGAAGCTATTGGAACAAAAGAAAGCCAACCCAGTAGCCCTGCTTCTCTCATCTGCCATGATGCTCAGACATCTCCAGTTTCCTTCATTTGCTGATCGATTAGAAACTGCTGTGAAGCAAGTGATAAAAGAGGGCAAGTACCGGACAAGAGACCTTGGTGGACACAGCACAACTCAAGAAGTCGTTGATGCAGTTCTAGCAGCTCTAGACTGA